A genome region from Fervidobacterium changbaicum includes the following:
- a CDS encoding NifB/NifX family molybdenum-iron cluster-binding protein — protein sequence MRFVIPTDDGNVVADHFGRAMYFMKVEIKDGKEISRILVDNLHARSHGNHGHHGHYEPGHHEHAHGYGHGREFGHEHEHGHGHEEVFASTGEIDAVVAVRIGPHMFEDLKERGVDIYLVKPRTSINEIVSKMLSGELKKLELRK from the coding sequence ATGAGGTTTGTTATTCCAACGGACGATGGTAACGTAGTTGCGGATCATTTCGGAAGAGCTATGTATTTCATGAAAGTGGAAATTAAAGATGGGAAAGAGATTTCAAGAATTTTGGTAGACAACCTCCATGCGAGAAGTCACGGAAACCATGGGCACCATGGACACTACGAACCCGGGCATCACGAACATGCACATGGATATGGACATGGACGCGAGTTCGGACATGAGCATGAACACGGACATGGACATGAAGAGGTTTTTGCCTCAACGGGAGAAATAGATGCGGTAGTTGCCGTGAGAATTGGTCCGCATATGTTTGAAGACCTTAAAGAAAGAGGCGTAGATATTTATCTTGTAAAGCCTCGCACTTCAATAAACGAAATTGTCTCTAAGATGCTCTCAGGTGAGTTAAAAAAGCTCGAATTAAGAAAATAA
- a CDS encoding glucose-1-phosphate thymidylyltransferase yields the protein MKAIILCAGKGTRLRPLTYTTAKHLIPVANKPVILYTIEKIKSAGITNIGIIVSPENREDFISALGDGSQHGVKLTYILQEEPKGLAHAVLMAKDFLGDEDFMMYLGDNLIMDDIRPFVKEFEEKKDLSALIMLSPVQDPSRFGIAVMEGNRIVKTIEKPKEPPSNLAIIGLYLFRKDIFEGIANIKPSWRGELEITDAIDWLIQNKGTVEGHIIYGWWKDTGKPEDLIEANHKILDDIIEEFKIEGTVEASSVIQGRVSIGKNSEVVNSVIRGPVIIGDNCTISNAYIGPYTSIGNGVMIENCEIENSIVMDEVKISNLSFRIDSSLIGKKVEIVENDGKPKGVQIIVGDLSKVVVSR from the coding sequence GTGAAGGCTATTATCCTTTGCGCAGGGAAAGGAACGCGATTACGACCACTCACGTATACAACAGCAAAGCACCTCATTCCGGTAGCAAACAAACCTGTTATTCTCTACACGATTGAAAAAATAAAAAGCGCCGGGATCACCAACATCGGCATCATCGTAAGTCCCGAAAACAGAGAGGATTTCATAAGTGCGCTCGGTGACGGTTCCCAGCACGGTGTCAAATTAACTTACATCCTCCAAGAAGAGCCAAAGGGTTTGGCGCATGCTGTCCTCATGGCAAAGGACTTCCTCGGTGACGAGGATTTCATGATGTACCTCGGCGACAACCTCATCATGGACGACATCAGACCTTTTGTAAAAGAGTTCGAAGAGAAGAAAGACCTCAGCGCATTGATCATGCTTTCCCCAGTTCAAGACCCTTCCCGCTTTGGTATAGCAGTAATGGAAGGTAACAGGATTGTCAAAACCATCGAGAAACCAAAAGAACCACCTTCAAATCTCGCAATAATCGGGCTTTATTTGTTCAGGAAAGACATCTTCGAAGGCATAGCGAACATCAAGCCTTCCTGGAGAGGAGAGCTCGAAATCACAGACGCAATAGATTGGCTTATTCAAAACAAAGGTACAGTTGAAGGACACATCATTTACGGTTGGTGGAAAGACACGGGAAAGCCTGAGGATTTGATAGAAGCAAATCACAAGATATTGGACGATATCATTGAAGAATTTAAAATCGAAGGAACAGTTGAAGCCTCCTCCGTCATCCAAGGTAGGGTCAGTATAGGGAAGAATTCAGAAGTTGTCAACAGCGTTATTAGAGGACCTGTGATTATAGGAGATAATTGTACAATTTCAAATGCATACATAGGTCCCTACACATCGATAGGCAACGGTGTAATGATCGAAAACTGTGAAATAGAGAACTCTATCGTCATGGACGAAGTCAAAATATCTAACTTATCTTTCAGAATAGACTCTTCTCTCATAGGCAAAAAGGTCGAGATTGTAGAAAACGACGGTAAGCCGAAGGGCGTACAAATTATCGTCGGTGACCTTAGTAAAGTTGTTGTTTCAAGATGA
- a CDS encoding LytR/AlgR family response regulator transcription factor — protein MTCVIVEDEKLLALLLEKMVKEEGIDVLGVAKDAEEAIAIINEKKPDIVFLDINLGEHDGFYVLEHVSHRPYVIFTTAYSEYAVKAFEENAVDYLLKPIKKERLQEAIEKVRKLSALERVSISQSIEKVKDLAQKVKSGKFIVEVGDEILFLNVDEIVFLTSEEGETIVVAEDRKLKTRTSLKDCEAKLPAEKFLRVHKSYIINVEKIKKIIRNYFGTVALELSNGEIIPVGRNYKDSIKKLLE, from the coding sequence ATGACTTGCGTTATAGTCGAAGATGAGAAGCTTTTGGCATTGTTATTGGAAAAGATGGTGAAAGAGGAAGGAATAGATGTGCTTGGCGTTGCCAAAGATGCGGAGGAAGCGATAGCAATCATTAACGAGAAGAAGCCTGATATCGTATTTCTTGACATAAACTTAGGAGAACACGATGGATTCTATGTACTTGAACATGTCAGCCACAGGCCATACGTGATATTTACAACAGCGTATTCTGAGTACGCTGTAAAGGCGTTTGAAGAGAATGCGGTAGATTACTTGTTGAAACCTATAAAGAAAGAAAGACTGCAAGAAGCCATTGAAAAAGTCAGGAAATTGAGCGCTTTAGAAAGAGTGAGTATTTCTCAGAGTATAGAAAAAGTGAAGGATTTGGCGCAGAAGGTAAAGAGTGGAAAGTTTATTGTGGAGGTTGGTGATGAGATTCTATTTTTGAACGTTGACGAGATAGTTTTTCTAACTTCTGAAGAAGGTGAAACGATAGTTGTTGCAGAGGACAGGAAGCTGAAGACAAGAACTTCTCTCAAAGATTGCGAAGCCAAGCTTCCTGCAGAAAAGTTTTTAAGGGTACATAAATCTTACATAATCAATGTTGAAAAGATAAAGAAGATAATCCGGAATTACTTTGGTACAGTAGCACTCGAGCTCTCAAATGGAGAAATCATCCCAGTAGGTAGAAATTACAAAGATTCGATAAAAAAACTGCTCGAATGA
- the dnaJ gene encoding molecular chaperone DnaJ, translating to MPARKDYYEILGVPRNASEDEIKAAYKKLVKEWHPDRHTGDKKKEAEQRFKEIQEAYEVLSDPQKRAMYDKFGYVGEGGYVYEPSGRGNGFGFEDISDIFRDFLNDDIFNIFFGGHRTSTSQTQRTTGGRRYAKRGEDINLEVTISEADVFTGRDVTVEYDRYELCENCKGEGVEPGSKWVTCSKCHGTGVVREERRTPFGVFINQYTCDVCGGSGTIPGETCHVCKGAGRIRRKTNAVVNIPAGVEDGAVIRIPRKGNAGTNGGDYGDLYVHVKVRKTSDYKREGDDIIVTVPVDYISAILGGIVYVTLPNGERVPVEIPAGTQPNERIVIKGKGIPNARTGRRGNLIVEVKVSIPRKVSSKERKLLEEIAKERGIEI from the coding sequence ATGCCAGCAAGAAAAGATTACTACGAAATACTTGGCGTGCCAAGAAATGCATCAGAAGATGAGATAAAGGCGGCTTACAAGAAGCTTGTTAAAGAGTGGCATCCAGATAGGCATACGGGAGATAAGAAAAAGGAAGCCGAGCAAAGATTTAAAGAGATACAGGAAGCTTACGAGGTGCTGAGCGACCCACAGAAACGTGCAATGTACGATAAGTTTGGATACGTAGGTGAAGGTGGCTATGTTTACGAGCCGTCCGGTAGGGGTAACGGATTTGGATTTGAAGATATAAGTGATATCTTCAGGGACTTCTTAAATGATGATATATTCAACATATTCTTTGGAGGGCATAGAACAAGTACATCGCAAACGCAACGAACAACAGGTGGTAGAAGGTATGCCAAAAGAGGAGAGGATATAAACCTTGAAGTGACCATTTCAGAAGCTGACGTCTTTACTGGAAGAGATGTAACCGTTGAGTACGACAGGTATGAATTGTGCGAGAACTGTAAGGGAGAAGGAGTAGAACCTGGAAGTAAATGGGTGACATGTTCGAAGTGCCATGGAACTGGCGTTGTTCGGGAAGAGAGAAGAACACCGTTCGGTGTGTTTATTAACCAATATACCTGTGACGTCTGTGGTGGTAGCGGCACAATTCCGGGAGAAACCTGCCATGTGTGTAAAGGAGCAGGAAGAATTAGAAGAAAAACAAACGCAGTCGTGAACATCCCAGCAGGTGTAGAAGATGGAGCGGTTATCAGAATTCCGAGAAAAGGGAATGCTGGAACAAACGGTGGAGATTACGGAGATTTGTATGTCCACGTTAAAGTTAGAAAAACAAGCGACTACAAACGCGAAGGTGATGATATAATAGTAACTGTTCCCGTTGATTACATCAGTGCTATACTCGGTGGCATCGTATATGTTACATTGCCAAACGGCGAACGAGTTCCAGTGGAGATACCTGCGGGGACACAGCCCAACGAACGTATAGTTATCAAAGGCAAGGGCATTCCAAACGCAAGGACAGGTAGACGTGGCAATCTAATAGTAGAAGTGAAGGTCTCAATCCCAAGGAAAGTCTCATCAAAAGAGAGAAAACTCCTTGAAGAAATAGCCAAAGAAAGGGGCATAGAAATTTGA
- a CDS encoding glycerol dehydrogenase, giving the protein MLRIIQSPMKYIQGAGALHYIGKYLEPFGKRYFIIADEFVMNLTRETIEKSLNQHGIEGVFEIFKGECSKNEISRLVSLLRTHKCSGVIGVGGGKALDTAKAVAYYGNTPVIIVPTIASTDAPCSALSVIYTDDGVFEEYLLFPKNPDIVIVDTEIISKAPVRLLVAGMGDALATYFEAKACYDSHAITMAGGEPTLTAITIARLCYETLINEGYKAKLSAEAKVVTEALERIVEANIYLSGVGFESGGLAAAHAIHNGFTLVEDCHHLYHGEKVAFGTLAQLVLQNSSEKEIEEVLDFCVKVGLPVTLEQMGILDGTEEKIRIVSQAACAEGETIHNMPFKVTPDMVYAAIITADMLGKDYLKRKQIKSNQH; this is encoded by the coding sequence ATGCTAAGAATTATCCAGTCACCTATGAAATACATCCAAGGAGCTGGTGCTTTACACTACATCGGAAAGTATCTGGAACCTTTTGGAAAAAGATATTTCATCATTGCCGATGAGTTTGTGATGAACTTGACGAGAGAAACTATCGAAAAAAGTCTCAACCAACACGGCATCGAAGGAGTATTTGAAATATTCAAAGGAGAGTGCTCAAAGAACGAGATAAGTAGATTGGTGAGCTTGTTACGAACACATAAATGCTCGGGAGTTATAGGAGTAGGTGGAGGAAAGGCTCTTGATACAGCAAAGGCCGTCGCCTATTATGGAAACACTCCTGTCATTATTGTTCCAACAATTGCATCGACCGACGCACCGTGTAGTGCTCTATCGGTGATTTATACTGACGATGGTGTTTTCGAGGAATACTTACTATTCCCCAAAAACCCAGATATTGTAATCGTCGATACGGAAATTATCTCAAAAGCACCTGTTAGATTACTTGTGGCAGGTATGGGTGATGCCCTTGCAACATACTTTGAAGCGAAAGCGTGTTATGATTCACATGCGATTACTATGGCTGGCGGGGAACCAACACTCACCGCTATTACAATAGCCAGATTATGCTATGAAACCTTAATAAACGAAGGTTACAAGGCTAAATTATCTGCAGAGGCAAAAGTTGTTACAGAAGCGCTCGAAAGAATTGTTGAGGCTAACATATATCTGAGCGGTGTTGGGTTTGAAAGCGGTGGTTTAGCAGCCGCTCATGCAATTCATAACGGCTTTACGTTGGTTGAAGATTGCCATCATCTATACCACGGCGAAAAAGTAGCATTTGGAACACTTGCCCAGCTAGTTTTGCAAAATAGTTCGGAGAAAGAAATAGAAGAAGTTTTAGATTTTTGTGTTAAAGTAGGCTTACCAGTAACCTTGGAACAAATGGGAATTTTAGATGGCACAGAAGAGAAAATACGAATTGTTTCACAAGCCGCGTGCGCAGAAGGCGAAACAATTCATAATATGCCGTTTAAGGTTACACCAGATATGGTTTATGCGGCAATTATCACTGCAGATATGTTAGGCAAAGATTATTTGAAGCGAAAGCAAATCAAGAGCAATCAACACTGA
- a CDS encoding sensor histidine kinase encodes MRVFLFLQLIALVIFVYTMYFLPSNLYFISVVSIFIIVNTVGLTYYIFRAWAKELIASSKSKWSRFLYFLLVVVAIVGITFLFLNISGMWISKYSEDSLANFTNSLLVVSTFLLVSFGIAYLTLRRELERQLREYEKLKGAQQKLSIQVIRYKTNPHFLYNSLSTAISMLDLGEAPEAVKEYLSNLAELFRTVFQAPEVWTLKDELELAARYLEIQKLRIEGLNYEIKVDAECDKVRIPSLVLQPIVENAVIHGIAKSKDGRKILIECFIENGRVVIKVIDDGKGSENIVPGTGLKLVEELLKAFARNVELKVESYPEKGTTVILSWQRV; translated from the coding sequence GTGCGGGTTTTCCTATTTTTGCAATTAATAGCGCTTGTTATCTTTGTGTATACTATGTATTTTCTCCCTTCTAATCTGTATTTTATTTCCGTCGTTTCTATATTCATCATTGTGAACACGGTCGGGCTCACCTACTATATTTTCAGAGCTTGGGCAAAGGAGTTGATTGCATCTTCTAAATCGAAATGGAGCAGATTTTTGTATTTTCTCTTAGTCGTAGTTGCTATCGTTGGCATTACTTTCTTGTTCTTGAACATATCTGGGATGTGGATTTCTAAGTATTCCGAAGATTCACTTGCAAACTTCACCAATTCGCTACTTGTCGTCTCAACATTTTTACTGGTTTCGTTTGGTATTGCTTACCTCACACTCAGGAGGGAATTAGAAAGACAGCTGCGAGAGTACGAAAAGCTTAAAGGTGCACAGCAGAAGTTGAGTATACAGGTTATCCGATACAAAACGAATCCACACTTTCTTTACAATTCGTTGAGTACAGCGATATCGATGCTGGATTTAGGTGAGGCACCAGAAGCTGTTAAAGAATATCTCTCAAATCTTGCGGAACTCTTCAGAACGGTCTTTCAAGCACCGGAGGTTTGGACGTTGAAAGATGAACTTGAGTTAGCAGCTCGGTACTTGGAAATTCAGAAGCTTCGGATAGAAGGGCTGAACTACGAAATCAAAGTCGATGCAGAATGCGACAAGGTTAGAATTCCATCATTGGTGCTCCAGCCTATCGTTGAGAACGCTGTAATCCACGGGATCGCTAAGTCTAAGGACGGAAGAAAAATACTTATCGAATGCTTTATTGAGAATGGTCGTGTCGTTATTAAGGTCATCGATGATGGGAAAGGTAGTGAAAACATAGTTCCCGGCACGGGTTTAAAACTTGTTGAAGAATTGCTGAAAGCGTTTGCAAGGAACGTTGAGCTAAAGGTTGAAAGCTACCCTGAAAAGGGTACCACAGTTATACTTTCTTGGCAAAGGGTTTAA
- the rpsB gene encoding 30S ribosomal protein S2: protein MPVVTMKQLLEAGVHFGHRTQRWNPKMKPYIYGARKGIYIIDLQKTVKLLDEAYDFVRDVASKGGTILFVGTKKQAQQVVKNEAERCGGFYVNNRWLGGLLTNFSTIQSRIQKLIELEEMEANGELDKLPKKEQSKLRKKLEKLRKNLGGVKNMKSLPDVIFIVDPRKEKIAVEEANHLKIPIVAMVDTNCDPDPIDYVIPSNDDAIRAIALIAGKIADAYLEGREGVPYSTEEAMPATVETEEIEINIPENLDEEEI from the coding sequence ATGCCAGTGGTAACTATGAAACAGCTCTTGGAAGCAGGTGTTCACTTTGGACACAGGACGCAAAGATGGAACCCAAAGATGAAGCCGTACATTTACGGTGCAAGGAAAGGTATTTACATCATCGACCTTCAGAAAACAGTTAAACTACTCGACGAAGCTTACGATTTTGTAAGAGATGTCGCGAGCAAGGGTGGAACGATCCTTTTTGTCGGAACGAAAAAACAAGCACAGCAAGTAGTTAAGAACGAGGCCGAAAGATGCGGAGGATTCTACGTTAACAACAGATGGCTCGGCGGACTTCTTACAAACTTCTCCACAATCCAGTCGAGAATTCAGAAACTCATCGAACTCGAGGAAATGGAAGCAAACGGTGAACTCGACAAGCTGCCAAAGAAGGAACAGAGTAAACTCAGAAAAAAGCTCGAAAAACTCAGAAAGAACCTCGGTGGCGTGAAGAACATGAAGAGTTTACCAGATGTTATCTTCATAGTCGACCCGAGAAAAGAAAAGATCGCCGTTGAGGAAGCCAACCACCTCAAAATTCCAATAGTTGCAATGGTTGACACCAACTGCGACCCTGATCCAATCGACTACGTGATCCCATCGAATGACGATGCAATAAGAGCTATTGCACTCATCGCTGGTAAAATAGCCGATGCATACCTCGAAGGTCGCGAAGGGGTACCATACTCAACAGAAGAAGCAATGCCTGCAACAGTTGAAACAGAAGAAATCGAAATTAATATCCCAGAAAACCTTGACGAAGAAGAAATATAA
- the glnA gene encoding type I glutamate--ammonia ligase, with amino-acid sequence MTSSQVLKLVEQEGINFIDLKVVDLWGRWRHVTLAKTNFSEKTFVEGVGFDASNLGYAEVFSSDMVIIPDPETAIIEEYDGEKVLSMICDVYEVENMTPCSHDPRTILKKTLESIKDIADEVYLGPEYEFHIFEDVRYDVKPNRIMVEIDSGEGFWKSGETGEYFIGRKKGYHRIPPFDRLMEVRNAIVKKLLEYGVPVKYHHHEVGTCQVEIELTLVDALKAADYTMLVKHVARMVAKQYGYLVTFMPKPLYDEAGNGMHVHQFLKKNGKNIFNGDKLYNLSQEALWYIGGVLKNAPALMAFTNPSTNSYRRLVPGFEAPTNAVFALANRTSAIRIPAYVKDPEKRRIEFRTIDATCNPYLGFAAMILAGVDGIRKHTDPTAEGFGPFEGDVYEKELKPLPKSLEESCVALKNNHQFLTTFPKELIEHWVKTKLIEERQVNSVPHPKEYDLYFDV; translated from the coding sequence ATGACCAGTTCTCAGGTTCTAAAGCTGGTAGAACAAGAGGGAATAAATTTTATCGACCTTAAAGTTGTCGACCTGTGGGGCAGATGGAGGCACGTGACGCTTGCGAAGACCAATTTTTCTGAAAAAACTTTTGTCGAAGGTGTAGGATTTGACGCTTCCAACCTCGGCTATGCTGAGGTCTTCAGCAGTGATATGGTTATAATCCCTGATCCGGAGACTGCGATAATAGAAGAATACGATGGTGAAAAAGTTCTCTCAATGATTTGCGATGTCTATGAAGTTGAGAATATGACACCATGTTCGCATGACCCAAGGACGATTTTGAAGAAGACTCTTGAATCAATAAAAGACATTGCAGATGAGGTTTACCTTGGACCAGAGTACGAGTTCCACATATTCGAAGATGTGAGATACGATGTAAAGCCGAACAGGATAATGGTCGAAATCGATAGTGGGGAAGGTTTTTGGAAGTCAGGTGAAACGGGTGAGTATTTTATTGGAAGAAAAAAAGGTTACCACAGAATTCCGCCGTTTGACAGGTTGATGGAAGTAAGGAATGCGATTGTTAAAAAGTTGCTTGAGTACGGCGTACCTGTGAAGTACCACCACCACGAGGTTGGAACGTGTCAGGTGGAAATTGAACTGACACTTGTTGACGCGTTGAAAGCGGCAGATTACACGATGCTTGTCAAACACGTCGCAAGAATGGTTGCGAAGCAATACGGTTACTTGGTGACGTTCATGCCCAAACCGTTGTACGATGAAGCGGGCAACGGTATGCACGTGCACCAATTCTTGAAAAAGAACGGTAAGAACATATTCAACGGAGACAAACTCTACAACCTTTCGCAAGAGGCTCTCTGGTATATCGGTGGTGTGCTGAAGAACGCACCGGCACTCATGGCTTTCACCAACCCGTCAACGAACTCGTATCGTCGTTTGGTTCCCGGATTTGAGGCACCAACGAACGCTGTGTTTGCACTTGCAAATAGAACATCAGCTATAAGAATTCCGGCGTACGTAAAAGATCCCGAAAAGCGCAGAATAGAGTTCAGAACGATAGATGCAACATGTAATCCGTACCTTGGCTTTGCTGCAATGATATTGGCAGGTGTCGATGGCATCAGAAAGCATACAGATCCAACAGCAGAAGGCTTTGGACCTTTCGAAGGGGATGTGTACGAAAAGGAACTGAAACCACTACCAAAGTCGCTAGAAGAAAGCTGCGTTGCTTTGAAAAACAACCATCAATTTCTAACCACATTCCCAAAAGAGCTAATCGAACATTGGGTAAAAACAAAGTTAATTGAAGAAAGACAGGTCAATTCCGTTCCACATCCGAAAGAATACGATTTGTATTTCGATGTGTAA
- the hrcA gene encoding heat-inducible transcriptional repressor HrcA, whose protein sequence is MLGNDITERQKKVLYCIVQEYINTKTPVSSKRVLESATIERSGATIRNDMNRLMRTGYIYQPHTSAGRVPTDKGLRFYVNELRKIREEIKSKSTHVEVAARFPIGDMEKVLTGAAKLLSSSTKGMVVIEKPSPLTLRIKRIVVTPVSKNFSIANIITSLGLSSSIPIQHSELDETEKIEEMLNKVMTGLTLNEFRSKLRDILARINNLSNLNNFKENDFGTLSRGFLEITERLSVESYEDYITEGLPNLLSNERINLKKLQNILAYVASDTFYKELFELENDIFIGKEHGLRFLEDFSVMLGQFYSEDTPVGRVAVIFDKYGRYDLVIDSFEFMLNRLSEYFTVVSRNI, encoded by the coding sequence ATGCTCGGAAACGATATCACCGAAAGGCAGAAGAAAGTTCTCTATTGTATCGTTCAAGAGTACATCAATACCAAAACCCCAGTGAGTTCAAAAAGGGTTTTGGAAAGTGCTACGATTGAAAGGTCTGGTGCCACTATCAGAAACGACATGAATCGGTTGATGAGAACAGGCTATATATACCAGCCGCACACATCAGCTGGTCGTGTCCCAACGGACAAAGGTCTCAGGTTTTATGTAAACGAACTTAGGAAAATTAGAGAAGAAATAAAATCAAAGAGCACACACGTCGAAGTTGCGGCACGTTTCCCTATCGGTGATATGGAAAAGGTCCTTACAGGTGCCGCAAAACTTTTAAGTTCTTCAACAAAAGGTATGGTTGTCATCGAAAAACCGAGTCCGTTAACTTTAAGGATAAAAAGGATAGTTGTCACACCTGTAAGCAAGAATTTCTCGATCGCGAATATAATAACATCGCTTGGTCTAAGCTCATCAATCCCGATCCAACACAGTGAACTCGACGAGACGGAAAAAATAGAAGAAATGCTCAACAAAGTAATGACAGGACTAACTTTGAACGAATTCAGGTCCAAGCTTAGGGATATTCTCGCTCGAATAAATAACTTGAGCAATTTAAACAACTTCAAAGAGAACGATTTCGGAACGCTCAGCCGAGGTTTCCTGGAAATAACTGAAAGACTATCAGTTGAGAGTTACGAAGATTACATAACAGAGGGACTACCAAACTTACTTTCAAATGAAAGAATCAACCTGAAGAAATTGCAGAACATCCTTGCATACGTCGCGTCGGACACATTCTACAAAGAACTCTTTGAGCTTGAAAACGATATATTCATCGGTAAAGAACACGGCCTTAGATTCTTGGAAGACTTCTCGGTAATGCTCGGTCAGTTTTATTCAGAAGATACACCTGTTGGGCGCGTTGCTGTCATCTTTGACAAATACGGGAGATATGACTTAGTCATCGACAGCTTTGAATTCATGCTCAACAGATTGAGTGAATACTTCACTGTTGTATCGAGAAATATCTAA
- the grpE gene encoding nucleotide exchange factor GrpE: protein MCEEKKINEMKEMQNNNSQNLNEIKENEEMNQNGLFEENKQLKEKIAELENQLKEIQNAARIIKATFENYKLDVDRQLKDASKSTALRIIKALIPILDDFKRAFKYYESDNDLEKFKLGVEKIYEKLLKTLENEGLRVIDATGKFDPFNHEAFEKEERDDVEEYTILEVIEDGYTFNGQVVKPTKVRVAVKPRKKAETSENMTENKQENEQ from the coding sequence ATGTGTGAAGAAAAGAAAATAAACGAAATGAAAGAAATGCAAAACAATAATTCGCAAAATTTAAATGAGATAAAGGAGAACGAAGAGATGAATCAGAACGGATTATTCGAGGAAAACAAGCAGTTAAAGGAGAAAATAGCCGAACTTGAAAACCAACTAAAAGAAATCCAGAATGCAGCACGCATAATCAAAGCAACGTTTGAAAACTACAAATTGGACGTCGACAGGCAGCTGAAAGATGCCTCAAAGTCAACCGCACTTCGCATCATCAAAGCACTTATACCAATTTTAGATGACTTCAAGAGGGCTTTTAAGTACTACGAATCCGATAATGACCTGGAAAAGTTCAAACTTGGAGTAGAGAAGATATATGAAAAACTCTTGAAGACCTTGGAGAACGAAGGATTAAGGGTTATAGACGCAACAGGTAAATTCGACCCGTTCAACCATGAAGCCTTTGAGAAAGAAGAACGCGATGATGTTGAAGAATACACAATCCTTGAAGTTATTGAAGACGGTTACACATTCAACGGACAGGTTGTAAAACCAACGAAAGTGCGCGTTGCTGTAAAACCAAGGAAGAAGGCAGAAACATCTGAGAACATGACAGAGAACAAGCAAGAGAATGAGCAATAA
- a CDS encoding PadR family transcriptional regulator, translating to MRRKCGCSHQGHGPHRCGEMGFSVGDYLTAAILKELLKKPMHGYDLYEKIINSEYYPFKHDQSVVYSLLRKLNSLGFLRYSLEEGNGGVRKVYEVTEEGSRYLEELTNYIADLKDAFEKFLNY from the coding sequence TTGCGTAGAAAATGTGGATGTAGTCACCAAGGGCATGGTCCTCACAGATGTGGAGAAATGGGATTTTCGGTTGGAGACTACTTAACGGCAGCTATTTTGAAAGAGCTATTGAAAAAACCAATGCACGGGTACGATTTGTACGAGAAGATAATCAACTCCGAGTATTATCCATTTAAACATGACCAAAGTGTTGTTTATAGCTTGTTGAGAAAACTTAATTCGCTCGGGTTTTTAAGGTACTCTCTTGAAGAGGGAAATGGTGGAGTGAGGAAAGTTTACGAAGTTACTGAGGAAGGTTCTAGATATCTAGAAGAACTTACTAACTATATAGCTGATCTAAAAGACGCTTTTGAGAAATTTCTCAATTATTAA
- a CDS encoding DMT family transporter gives MNWKVYISGVAVSAIFGLSFLFTKNSIQHINVYTFLAYRFAVASIVMLLLVGVGVIRLSKKPYWKLWKVALFQPILYFVFETNGLRFATSSEAGMLIALIPIVITVLSPLLLKERIKWYQFLFAFLSFFGVFLIVASGGFEQGALVGKLLILGAVLSAALYNIFSRKLSAQFTPVETTFFMMITGFVFFFLVSIFTGQFKVTLHPAVIMGALYLGVLSSTVAFFLVNFMLSKVPPTVSSLFSNLTTVISVIAGSVIRHEKIAALQILGMVLILVSLVANSYLKSKEMH, from the coding sequence GTGAACTGGAAGGTTTATATATCTGGAGTAGCTGTTTCTGCTATATTTGGATTGTCTTTTCTTTTTACCAAAAACAGCATACAGCACATCAACGTCTACACGTTCTTAGCTTACAGGTTTGCAGTGGCAAGTATCGTTATGCTTTTGCTCGTTGGTGTTGGAGTTATCAGGTTGTCAAAAAAGCCATATTGGAAATTGTGGAAGGTGGCTTTATTTCAACCGATTCTGTACTTTGTTTTTGAAACAAACGGGTTAAGATTTGCGACTTCTTCGGAAGCAGGGATGTTGATCGCTTTGATTCCGATTGTAATTACCGTTCTAAGTCCTTTGCTATTGAAGGAAAGAATAAAGTGGTACCAATTTCTGTTCGCTTTTCTGAGCTTTTTTGGTGTCTTTCTTATCGTTGCGAGTGGTGGTTTTGAGCAAGGAGCGCTTGTCGGAAAGCTCTTGATCTTAGGTGCTGTGCTTTCTGCAGCTCTTTACAATATCTTCTCGAGGAAGTTGTCTGCACAGTTCACACCTGTGGAGACGACGTTCTTCATGATGATAACGGGTTTTGTGTTCTTCTTTTTGGTGAGTATCTTCACAGGTCAGTTCAAGGTAACACTCCATCCGGCTGTTATAATGGGAGCATTGTACCTTGGTGTGCTTTCTTCAACAGTTGCGTTCTTTTTGGTGAATTTCATGCTCAGCAAAGTTCCGCCAACGGTCTCTTCACTTTTTTCGAATTTGACAACGGTGATTTCAGTAATTGCTGGTAGTGTCATCAGACATGAGAAGATTGCGGCATTGCAGATACTTGGAATGGTTTTAATACTCGTATCACTTGTGGCTAACTCCTATTTGAAAAGTAAAGAAATGCACTGA